GGTACAGCAGTTTATTGACAAGGACCAGTTTGATCTGTCTCAATTGGAGCCAAACATCATCCGATATTACACCATCGATGGCAAATTGAATGCCATGCCGTTTAACACATCAAACCCGATCCTGTACTACAACAAGGATATGTTTAAAGCAGCAGGTCTGGACCCGGAGAACCCGCCGAAGACGTATGAAGAGTTTGAGCAAGCAGCAAAAGCACTGGCGAAAGACGGTAAGCCAGGTGCGTCCATGGCGATCTACGGCTGGTTTATGGAACAATTCTTTGCAAACCAGAATGCAGATTATGTAAACAATGGTAACGGAAGAACCGAAACAGCTACAGAGTCTCTGCTGAATTCCGAAGCAGGCGTGAAGACGTTAACGTGGTGGAAAAAGATGATTGACGAGAAAACCCTCTCCAATCTGGGACGTAGCACAGACGATACAACAGCAGCATTTACCGCTCAGCAGATTGGTATGACCCTGGATTCCACGGCTGGCCTGCGTAAAATCGTAGAAGGTTCAGGTGGCAAGTTTGAACTGGGAACAGGCTTCCTTCCTCGTCCGGCTGATGCCAAAGAAGGCGGCGTTGTGGTGGGTGGAGCAAGCTTGTACATCATGAACAACAAATCGGAAGAACAACAACAAGCGGCATGGGAATTCATCAAGTACTTGGCTACACCAGAGGTTCAAGCGAATTGGAGTGTGGCGACAGGATACTTCCCTATTACGACAGCAGCCTACAATGAGCAAGTATTAAAGGATAATATGGCGAAGTACCCGCAATTCCAGACAGCCGTCGACCAATTACACGCTTCAGCAGATTCGACAGCAACATCCGGGGCTGTGATGGGCGTATTCCCGGAAGCTCGACAACTTGTCGAAG
The window above is part of the Paenibacillus sp. 1781tsa1 genome. Proteins encoded here:
- a CDS encoding ABC transporter substrate-binding protein, whose product is MKKKGTFALMLAALMLVISACGTKAEISSPASGAQAEAAAAETTQLTWWHSMSGAGEKAINQLASDFNASHPDIQVKPIYQGKYDESLNKLKASMGSDSGPDIIQVYEIGSKFMIDSGMITPVQQFIDKDQFDLSQLEPNIIRYYTIDGKLNAMPFNTSNPILYYNKDMFKAAGLDPENPPKTYEEFEQAAKALAKDGKPGASMAIYGWFMEQFFANQNADYVNNGNGRTETATESLLNSEAGVKTLTWWKKMIDEKTLSNLGRSTDDTTAAFTAQQIGMTLDSTAGLRKIVEGSGGKFELGTGFLPRPADAKEGGVVVGGASLYIMNNKSEEQQQAAWEFIKYLATPEVQANWSVATGYFPITTAAYNEQVLKDNMAKYPQFQTAVDQLHASADSTATSGAVMGVFPEARQLVEGAIETVLNGQGTPQEALDAAAKQITDKIAQYNSTVKK